A region of Rhizobium grahamii DNA encodes the following proteins:
- a CDS encoding Gfo/Idh/MocA family protein gives MKPLGIGLIGTGYMGKCHALAWNAVKTVFGDVERPRLVHLAEANAELAAKRASEFGFERATADWRDLIADPAVDVVSVTTPNQFHPEMAIAALEAGKHVWCEKPMAPAYADAEKMLAAARASGKVAVLGYNYIQNPMMRQIKALIGEGAIGTVNHIRVEMDEDFMADPEAFFYWKSELASGYGALDDFAVHPLSLLWYLFGHVEAVITDMVKPYVDRPLKEGGRRNVENHDGANVLMRLGGGISAVLMANRSAWGRKGRIALQIFGSKGSIAYDQERMNEFDLYQAEGRGSEQGFRKILAAPAHQPYDRFIPAPGHGLGFNDLKIIECHELIRAISGAPSSIVTFEDGLRIEKSVHAMAQSFHERRWIEIA, from the coding sequence ATGAAGCCACTCGGAATCGGCCTGATCGGCACAGGTTATATGGGCAAGTGCCATGCGTTGGCATGGAATGCAGTAAAGACGGTATTCGGTGACGTGGAGCGTCCGCGTCTGGTCCACTTGGCCGAAGCGAATGCGGAACTCGCGGCCAAACGCGCCTCGGAGTTCGGCTTCGAAAGGGCAACGGCCGATTGGCGGGATCTGATTGCCGATCCTGCTGTCGATGTGGTCTCCGTCACGACCCCGAATCAGTTCCACCCCGAGATGGCGATTGCTGCGCTCGAAGCGGGCAAGCATGTCTGGTGCGAAAAACCGATGGCGCCAGCCTACGCAGACGCCGAGAAGATGCTGGCGGCGGCGCGGGCATCGGGCAAGGTCGCCGTCCTCGGCTACAACTATATACAGAACCCGATGATGCGGCAGATCAAGGCGCTGATCGGCGAGGGCGCCATTGGAACGGTCAACCACATTCGCGTCGAGATGGACGAGGACTTCATGGCCGATCCGGAAGCCTTCTTCTATTGGAAGAGTGAGCTGGCCTCAGGGTACGGAGCGCTGGATGACTTCGCCGTGCACCCGCTGTCGCTGCTCTGGTATCTCTTCGGGCATGTGGAAGCCGTTATCACCGATATGGTCAAGCCCTATGTCGATCGCCCCCTGAAGGAGGGCGGCCGTCGCAACGTCGAGAATCACGACGGAGCCAATGTGCTGATGCGGCTCGGCGGCGGCATCTCCGCCGTGCTGATGGCAAACCGCTCGGCATGGGGTCGCAAGGGAAGGATCGCGCTGCAGATCTTCGGCTCCAAAGGCTCGATCGCCTACGATCAGGAGCGCATGAACGAATTCGACCTCTATCAGGCCGAAGGACGCGGTTCGGAACAGGGCTTCCGCAAGATACTGGCAGCCCCGGCCCATCAGCCCTACGACCGCTTCATTCCCGCTCCCGGCCACGGTCTCGGCTTCAACGATCTGAAGATTATCGAATGCCATGAGCTGATCCGCGCGATTTCCGGTGCGCCGTCGTCCATCGTCACATTTGAAGACGGTCTTAGGATAGAGAAGTCTGTCCACGCCATGGCACAGTCATTCCACGAGCGACGCTGGATCGAGATCGCCTGA
- the smpB gene encoding SsrA-binding protein SmpB produces the protein MAPKGSQRVVKKVVAENRKARFNYEIIDTYEAGLVLMGTEVKSLREGKANIAESYASDEDGEIWLINSYLPEYLQANRFNHEPRRRRKLLLSGREIHRLRVGINREGMTLIPLKIYFNDRGRAKMELALAKGKKLHDKRETEKERDWNRQKGRLLRENS, from the coding sequence ATGGCCCCCAAAGGCAGTCAGCGTGTAGTGAAGAAAGTCGTCGCCGAGAACCGCAAGGCGCGCTTCAACTACGAGATTATCGACACCTACGAAGCCGGGCTCGTGTTGATGGGCACCGAGGTGAAGTCGCTGCGCGAGGGCAAGGCCAATATCGCCGAGTCCTATGCCTCCGACGAGGATGGCGAGATCTGGCTGATCAATTCCTACCTGCCGGAATATCTCCAGGCCAACCGCTTCAACCACGAGCCGCGCCGCCGTCGCAAATTGCTGCTCTCGGGCAGGGAGATCCATCGGCTTCGGGTGGGCATCAACCGCGAGGGGATGACCCTCATTCCATTGAAGATCTACTTCAACGACCGTGGCCGCGCCAAGATGGAACTGGCGCTGGCCAAGGGCAAGAAGCTGCACGACAAGCGCGAGACCGAGAAGGAACGCGACTGGAATCGTCAGAAGGGCCGGTTGCTGCGAGAAAACAGCTGA
- a CDS encoding NAD(P)/FAD-dependent oxidoreductase has protein sequence MTDRLVIIGAGQAGFALAAKLRALKDMRPITIIGAEDVLPYQRPPLTKKYLLGEMSFDRLLFRPEHWYTDNDVEIRLATWAEQIKRDQKQVILQDGSVLDYGTLALTTGSTPRALPAAIGGDLAGVYVARDKRDADLLAEEMRPGRRVLIIGGGYIGLEAAAVARHRGLEVTVIEMADRILQRVAAKETADIMRVIHETHDVSIREKTGLKHLIGRDGKLVGAELSDGSTVDIDFAIVGIGVVPNDQLAKEAGLEVANGIIVDEFARTSDASIYAAGDCAVLPWQGGRIRLESVQNAVDQAEAIAAVIAGGDAPYEPKPWFWSDQYDVKLQIAGFNLGYDETVLRPGAREGAHSIWYFKAGKFIAVDAINDAKAYVSGKKMLESGVTPDKAIIADASADLKQLLA, from the coding sequence GTGACGGACAGACTGGTGATCATTGGCGCAGGTCAGGCTGGTTTCGCATTGGCAGCAAAGCTTCGCGCGCTGAAGGATATGCGTCCGATTACGATTATCGGCGCCGAAGACGTTCTGCCCTATCAGCGACCGCCGCTCACGAAGAAGTATCTGCTCGGCGAAATGAGCTTTGATCGCCTGCTGTTCCGACCCGAGCACTGGTATACCGACAACGACGTCGAGATCAGGCTCGCCACCTGGGCTGAGCAGATCAAGCGCGACCAGAAGCAGGTGATCCTTCAGGACGGCTCCGTTCTCGATTACGGCACTCTTGCGCTGACGACTGGTTCGACCCCTCGCGCGCTCCCGGCGGCAATCGGCGGCGATCTTGCCGGCGTCTATGTCGCCCGCGACAAGCGGGATGCAGACCTTTTGGCCGAAGAGATGCGCCCCGGCCGCCGCGTCCTTATTATAGGGGGCGGCTATATCGGCCTCGAAGCGGCTGCCGTTGCCCGCCATCGCGGCCTTGAGGTCACGGTCATCGAGATGGCCGATCGTATCCTGCAGCGTGTCGCGGCAAAAGAGACGGCAGACATCATGCGCGTGATCCACGAAACGCATGATGTGTCGATTCGGGAAAAGACCGGTCTCAAGCATTTGATCGGCCGCGACGGCAAGCTCGTCGGCGCCGAACTCTCGGACGGCAGCACGGTCGATATCGACTTCGCAATCGTCGGAATCGGCGTCGTGCCCAACGATCAACTGGCGAAAGAAGCTGGCCTCGAAGTCGCCAACGGCATCATCGTCGATGAATTCGCGCGTACATCCGATGCTTCGATCTATGCCGCGGGCGATTGCGCGGTGCTGCCGTGGCAGGGCGGCCGGATCCGTCTCGAATCGGTACAGAACGCCGTCGATCAGGCTGAGGCCATCGCTGCCGTCATCGCCGGCGGCGATGCACCCTACGAGCCAAAGCCCTGGTTCTGGTCGGATCAGTATGACGTGAAGCTCCAGATCGCAGGCTTCAATCTCGGGTATGACGAGACCGTTCTTCGCCCCGGCGCACGCGAGGGCGCGCATTCGATCTGGTATTTCAAGGCAGGCAAGTTCATCGCGGTTGACGCCATCAACGATGCCAAGGCCTATGTGAGCGGCAAGAAGATGCTGGAATCAGGCGTTACGCCCGACAAGGCGATCATTGCCGACGCATCCGCCGATCTGAAGCAATTGCTTGCATAG
- the dapA gene encoding 4-hydroxy-tetrahydrodipicolinate synthase, producing the protein MFQGSIPALVTPFTDAGQVDEASFVAHVDWQIKEGSNGLVPVGTTGESPTLSHAEHKRVVELCIEAAAKRVPVMAGAGSNNTREAIELAQHAEKAGADGILVVTPYYNKPTQKGLFAHFSAIAEAVKLPIYIYNIPGRSVVDMTPETMGALAKAHANIVGVKDATGKIERVSEQRLTCGKDFRQLSGEDATALGFNAHGGVGCISVTANVAPRLCAEFQAATLAGDYAKALEYQDRLMPLHKAIFLEPGLCGSKYGLSKLGRMSRNVRSPLISTLEPGTEAAIDAAMRHAGLLN; encoded by the coding sequence ATGTTCCAGGGATCCATTCCCGCACTCGTCACACCCTTCACTGATGCCGGTCAGGTCGATGAGGCCTCCTTTGTCGCTCATGTCGACTGGCAAATCAAGGAAGGCAGCAACGGTCTCGTTCCGGTCGGCACGACCGGCGAGTCGCCTACGCTGTCGCATGCCGAGCACAAACGGGTCGTGGAACTCTGCATCGAGGCTGCAGCTAAGCGCGTTCCTGTCATGGCGGGTGCAGGCTCCAACAACACGCGCGAAGCGATCGAGCTTGCACAGCATGCCGAAAAGGCTGGCGCCGATGGTATCCTGGTCGTGACGCCCTACTACAACAAGCCCACGCAGAAGGGCTTGTTCGCGCATTTCTCGGCGATCGCCGAGGCTGTGAAGCTGCCGATCTATATCTACAACATTCCTGGCCGTTCGGTGGTCGACATGACCCCCGAGACGATGGGCGCGCTTGCCAAGGCGCATGCAAACATCGTCGGCGTCAAGGACGCTACGGGCAAGATCGAGCGCGTTTCCGAACAGCGCCTGACATGCGGCAAGGATTTCCGGCAGCTCTCCGGTGAGGACGCGACCGCGCTCGGCTTCAACGCTCATGGCGGCGTCGGCTGTATTTCGGTGACCGCCAACGTGGCGCCGCGGCTCTGTGCCGAGTTCCAGGCTGCGACGCTCGCCGGCGACTACGCAAAGGCGCTTGAGTATCAGGACCGCCTGATGCCGCTCCACAAGGCGATTTTCCTGGAGCCGGGTCTCTGTGGATCGAAGTACGGCCTTTCCAAGCTCGGCCGGATGAGCCGCAACGTTCGCTCGCCGCTGATTTCCACGCTGGAGCCTGGCACCGAAGCGGCAATCGATGCAGCCATGCGCCACGCCGGCCTGCTGAACTGA
- a CDS encoding porin, translated as MNIKSLLLGSAAALAVVSGAQAADAVVAAEPEPVEYVRVCDAYGTGYFYIPGTETCLKIEGYIRTEVRFGRDQSANGVSDWSFWTRGNVQFTAKSDTEYGPLTGVIVLQTDADNATDNGGTYLDSAYIDIAGFRAGLFYSWWDDGLSGETDNLASYSTLHNSFRYQYESGDFYAGLSVDELEDAIHTGLGEDGNDLGIAAGLGGKAGAFSYQLIGGYDTDTEEGAIRGMATVAIGPGTLGLAAAWASGPNAYFEESEWTIAAEYAIQATDKLKITPGVQYFDNVKNGTRDGNFVSTTDFSDVDVWKAGVTVDYQIVENFYAKASVQWQDRTFTEDSDTVSGYFRLQRAF; from the coding sequence ATGAACATCAAGAGCCTTCTTCTCGGCTCCGCTGCTGCTCTCGCAGTAGTTTCCGGTGCTCAGGCTGCCGACGCTGTCGTTGCTGCTGAGCCGGAACCGGTTGAATACGTCCGCGTCTGCGACGCTTACGGCACCGGCTACTTCTACATCCCGGGCACCGAAACCTGCCTCAAGATCGAAGGCTACATCCGTACGGAAGTTCGCTTCGGTCGTGATCAGTCGGCAAACGGCGTTTCTGACTGGTCGTTCTGGACCCGTGGTAACGTTCAGTTCACGGCAAAGAGCGACACCGAGTACGGCCCGCTCACCGGCGTTATCGTTCTTCAGACGGACGCTGACAATGCTACGGATAACGGTGGCACGTACCTCGACTCCGCTTACATCGACATCGCTGGCTTCCGCGCTGGTCTGTTCTACAGCTGGTGGGACGACGGCCTGAGCGGCGAAACGGACAACCTTGCTTCGTACTCCACGCTGCATAACTCCTTCCGTTATCAGTACGAGTCTGGCGACTTCTACGCTGGTCTGTCGGTTGACGAACTCGAAGACGCGATCCACACCGGTCTCGGCGAAGACGGCAACGATCTCGGTATCGCTGCTGGCCTCGGCGGCAAGGCTGGCGCCTTCTCCTACCAGTTGATCGGCGGCTACGACACCGACACTGAAGAAGGCGCAATCCGCGGTATGGCAACTGTTGCCATCGGCCCCGGCACGCTCGGCCTCGCAGCAGCTTGGGCTTCTGGCCCGAACGCTTACTTCGAAGAGTCTGAGTGGACGATTGCTGCTGAATACGCAATCCAGGCAACTGACAAGCTGAAGATCACTCCTGGCGTTCAGTACTTCGACAACGTCAAGAACGGCACCCGTGACGGCAACTTCGTCTCCACGACCGACTTCTCGGATGTCGACGTCTGGAAGGCTGGCGTAACGGTTGACTACCAGATCGTAGAAAACTTCTACGCTAAGGCTTCGGTACAGTGGCAGGATCGCACCTTCACGGAAGACTCCGACACGGTATCCGGTTACTTCCGCCTGCAGCGTGCATTCTAA
- a CDS encoding lytic transglycosylase domain-containing protein — protein MKRAVLILSALGLTAAAWSSVASPLPGEDIPVPDVKPIGFVPQTSVPESLITGAIPRGPTVAPVASDLKTGLDALSARNPLQAIAVRNSMKSGTLDRHILTWAIAVSAQKGVPSVEIATAAQELQGWPGLAKLRAYSERALYDENPAPSAVLAAFGETAPETNSGAMILARALVATGKQAQAAKHIRKLWRGQTLDTATEDKILNEFSGLLTAADHKARMEYLMYRNRAAQAKRFGDLGQAQSLYNAWNAVIGKAANAEALLASVDGKWRNDPGYLFARIEYLRKQERYGDAAKLLRQMPRDRDELVNAGEWWNEQRIISRGLVDQGDFKAAYGIVSSYAATAPTDIVEAEFHAGWYALRGMQDADTAQGHFRKILNFSNGPLSVSRAWYWMGRSAEAGGPGKASDFYAKAASYPTTFYGQLAGEKLGRKTLNVSYPSPSSADRERYQGREAVQAIARLDAAGHGWRAKDLYLALADQLQSPGELAILSAQAERSGDHHLSLQIGKTAYSRGIDVAALAFPLGVIPAGANISGSGKALAYAIARQESAFNPAAVSVADARGLLQILPGTAKAVAKRHNITYSKDKLTTDAGYNATLGAHYLGEQIDTFGGSYIMTFIAYNAGPKRVPEWIGRYGDPRGKSIDAVVDWIERIPFPETRNYVQRVMENYEVYKARLGQPADLQGDLINGRS, from the coding sequence ATGAAGCGAGCCGTCCTGATCCTCTCCGCCCTCGGCCTTACAGCCGCTGCGTGGAGCAGCGTTGCGTCGCCGCTGCCGGGTGAGGACATTCCCGTTCCCGATGTAAAGCCGATCGGATTCGTGCCGCAGACGAGCGTACCCGAGTCCCTCATAACAGGCGCGATCCCAAGGGGCCCGACCGTCGCGCCGGTGGCAAGCGACCTGAAAACCGGACTGGATGCGCTCAGCGCCCGCAATCCGCTGCAGGCGATCGCGGTACGCAACAGCATGAAAAGCGGGACGCTCGACCGGCATATCCTGACATGGGCGATCGCCGTGTCGGCACAAAAAGGCGTTCCTTCAGTCGAGATCGCGACTGCGGCGCAGGAACTGCAAGGTTGGCCGGGCCTCGCCAAACTGCGCGCCTATTCGGAGCGCGCTCTTTACGATGAAAACCCGGCGCCGAGCGCGGTGTTGGCAGCATTCGGAGAAACCGCGCCTGAGACGAATTCGGGCGCGATGATCCTCGCGCGTGCGCTCGTCGCAACGGGCAAACAGGCCCAGGCGGCAAAGCATATCCGCAAACTCTGGCGCGGCCAGACACTGGACACCGCGACGGAAGACAAGATTCTCAACGAATTTTCAGGGCTTCTGACGGCTGCCGATCACAAGGCGCGGATGGAATATCTGATGTATCGAAACCGCGCCGCGCAGGCGAAGCGGTTCGGCGATCTCGGCCAGGCACAGTCGCTGTACAATGCCTGGAATGCCGTCATCGGTAAGGCGGCAAACGCCGAGGCGCTTCTCGCCTCGGTCGACGGCAAGTGGCGCAATGACCCCGGCTACCTTTTCGCCCGTATCGAATATCTGCGGAAGCAGGAGCGTTATGGCGACGCTGCAAAGCTGCTGAGGCAAATGCCGCGCGACCGCGACGAGTTGGTGAACGCCGGTGAATGGTGGAACGAGCAGCGCATCATTAGCCGGGGGCTGGTGGATCAGGGGGATTTCAAGGCCGCCTACGGTATTGTTTCCAGCTACGCCGCCACGGCTCCGACCGATATTGTCGAAGCTGAGTTCCATGCCGGCTGGTATGCGCTTCGCGGAATGCAGGATGCAGACACCGCACAGGGTCATTTCAGAAAGATCCTGAATTTCTCGAACGGTCCGCTTTCCGTCTCGCGTGCGTGGTACTGGATGGGCCGCTCAGCGGAGGCTGGCGGACCTGGGAAGGCCAGCGATTTCTACGCGAAGGCCGCCAGCTACCCGACGACTTTCTACGGCCAGCTCGCCGGCGAAAAACTCGGCCGCAAGACGCTGAACGTCAGCTATCCCTCCCCCTCGTCCGCAGATCGAGAGCGCTATCAGGGTCGCGAAGCAGTGCAGGCTATTGCCAGGCTCGACGCCGCCGGCCATGGCTGGCGCGCGAAGGATCTCTATCTGGCACTGGCCGATCAGTTGCAGAGCCCAGGCGAACTTGCGATTCTCAGCGCACAGGCCGAACGCTCCGGCGATCACCATCTGTCGCTACAAATCGGCAAAACCGCGTATTCCCGTGGTATCGACGTTGCCGCTCTGGCGTTTCCCCTCGGCGTCATTCCGGCCGGGGCCAATATCTCCGGGTCCGGTAAGGCGCTGGCTTATGCTATCGCCCGGCAGGAGAGCGCCTTCAACCCGGCGGCGGTTTCGGTTGCCGATGCCCGCGGCCTGCTGCAGATTTTGCCCGGAACGGCGAAGGCCGTCGCCAAGCGACACAACATCACCTATTCGAAAGACAAGCTGACGACGGATGCAGGCTACAACGCCACGCTCGGCGCGCACTATCTGGGTGAGCAGATCGATACGTTCGGCGGTTCGTACATCATGACCTTCATCGCCTATAATGCCGGGCCTAAGCGCGTGCCGGAATGGATCGGCCGTTACGGAGATCCACGCGGCAAGTCGATCGATGCGGTCGTCGATTGGATCGAGCGCATCCCTTTCCCTGAAACGCGCAACTACGTTCAGCGGGTGATGGAGAACTATGAGGTTTACAAAGCCCGCCTCGGTCAGCCCGCCGACCTGCAGGGCGACCTGATCAACGGCCGCTCCTGA
- a CDS encoding MurR/RpiR family transcriptional regulator, which translates to MDSDTKSPARVPRDFESLRSTIIERKASMPKRLAQVAAFALGNPDEIAFGTTASIAAASDVQPSTLVRLAHHLGYDGFSDLQSIFRERLRDRTLTYEERLVTLEQASGEDEDANLLSGFISAASQSVNRLAATVQSDTFTKAVDILAAAETIYLIAKRRSYPLTAHMTYAFSKLNIRHQIVASPNGVDPEMVQFATKNDAAIAASFSPYAADSLSQAEALADRGVPVVAITDSAFSPLAARATCWFEVAEADFAGFRSLSASMALTMALPVAIAERRRKRTSTKSTKSKME; encoded by the coding sequence ATGGATAGCGACACCAAAAGCCCGGCACGCGTTCCCCGCGATTTCGAGAGCCTGCGCAGCACGATCATCGAGCGGAAGGCCAGCATGCCCAAGCGGTTGGCGCAGGTTGCCGCCTTCGCGCTCGGCAATCCCGACGAGATCGCCTTCGGCACGACGGCCAGTATCGCTGCCGCTTCGGATGTGCAGCCGTCGACGCTCGTACGGCTCGCGCATCATCTGGGCTACGACGGCTTCTCCGATCTGCAGAGCATCTTTCGCGAGAGGCTGCGCGACCGCACGCTGACCTATGAAGAGCGCCTGGTAACGCTGGAGCAGGCCAGCGGCGAGGACGAAGACGCCAACCTGCTTTCGGGCTTCATCTCGGCTGCGAGCCAGTCGGTCAACCGGCTGGCCGCCACCGTGCAGAGCGATACCTTCACCAAGGCAGTCGATATCCTGGCGGCTGCCGAGACGATCTACCTGATCGCCAAACGGCGTTCCTATCCGCTGACTGCACACATGACCTACGCCTTCTCGAAGCTCAACATCCGGCACCAGATTGTCGCATCGCCAAACGGCGTCGATCCGGAAATGGTGCAGTTCGCGACAAAGAACGATGCGGCGATTGCCGCAAGCTTCTCTCCCTACGCCGCAGACAGCCTGAGCCAGGCAGAAGCGTTAGCGGATCGCGGCGTGCCTGTGGTCGCCATCACCGATTCAGCCTTCTCGCCGCTTGCCGCCCGCGCCACCTGCTGGTTCGAAGTGGCAGAGGCGGACTTTGCCGGTTTCCGCTCGCTCTCCGCCTCGATGGCGCTGACCATGGCGCTCCCGGTTGCGATCGCCGAGCGGCGGCGGAAGCGAACTTCGACAAAATCGACAAAATCAAAAATGGAATAA
- a CDS encoding bifunctional 5-dehydro-2-deoxygluconokinase/5-dehydro-2-deoxyphosphogluconate aldolase, translating to MAQPNPGSQPEPSLDVITIGRSSVDLYGQQIGSRLEDIGSFAKSVGGCPANIAIGTARLGLKSGLITRVGDEQMGRFIIEQSAREGVETKGIKTDKERLTALVLLAVEAEGVSPMIFYRSDCADMALDESDIDEAFIKSSRAVLVSGTHFSRLNTEAAQRKAIRIAKANGRKVIFDIDYRPNLWGLAGHAEGFERYVKSDRVSSKMKETLPDCDLIVGTEEEILIASGADDVLGALKEIRRLSPATIVLKRGAMGCIVYDGPISDNLEDGIVGEGFPIEVFNVLGAGDAFMSGLLRGWLKNEPLKTCATWANACGAFAVSRLLCSPEYPTWAELDFFLKHGSQHRALRKDAAINHIHWASTRKGDIPLLMALAIDHRSQLTSICDELNLDYAKIVAFKRLAVEAAARVADGRSGYGMLIDERFGRDAFFDAATKNFAWIGRPVELPGSKPLRFEFSQDIGSQLVEWPLDHCIKCLCFYHPDDPAALKTEQQEKLRTLFEAARKVGRELLIEIISSKNGPLTDDTVSTAMEELYALGIKPDWWKLEPQASTAAWKKIEAVIAKNDPWCRGIVLLGLEAPADELLKGFEATLAAPSVKGFAVGRTIFAEAARGWLSGKLDDEEAITDMAGRFRQLTDAWLKTRGLN from the coding sequence ATGGCACAACCGAACCCGGGCTCGCAGCCGGAACCGTCGCTTGACGTGATCACCATCGGCCGCTCCTCGGTCGATCTCTACGGCCAGCAGATCGGTTCGCGGCTCGAGGACATCGGCTCCTTTGCCAAGTCCGTCGGCGGCTGCCCTGCCAACATCGCCATCGGGACGGCGCGTCTTGGCCTCAAGTCGGGCCTGATCACGCGGGTCGGCGACGAGCAGATGGGCCGCTTCATCATCGAGCAGTCTGCGCGCGAAGGCGTCGAGACGAAGGGCATCAAGACCGACAAGGAACGCCTTACTGCGCTGGTGCTGCTCGCCGTCGAGGCCGAAGGCGTCTCGCCGATGATCTTCTATCGCTCTGACTGTGCCGACATGGCGCTCGACGAGAGCGACATCGATGAGGCCTTCATCAAGTCGTCGCGCGCGGTGCTGGTGTCGGGCACGCATTTCTCCCGGCTGAATACGGAAGCCGCCCAGCGCAAGGCCATCCGCATCGCCAAGGCCAACGGTCGCAAGGTTATCTTCGACATCGACTATCGACCGAACCTCTGGGGTCTTGCCGGCCACGCCGAAGGTTTCGAACGCTATGTGAAGTCCGATCGCGTCTCCTCCAAGATGAAGGAAACGCTGCCCGACTGCGACCTGATCGTCGGAACGGAAGAGGAAATCCTGATCGCATCGGGTGCCGATGACGTCCTCGGCGCGCTCAAGGAAATCCGTCGCCTGTCGCCGGCAACGATCGTTCTCAAGCGCGGTGCCATGGGCTGCATCGTCTACGATGGTCCGATCAGCGACAATCTGGAAGACGGCATCGTCGGGGAAGGCTTCCCGATCGAGGTGTTCAACGTGCTCGGCGCCGGCGATGCCTTCATGTCCGGCCTGCTGCGCGGCTGGCTGAAGAACGAGCCGCTGAAGACGTGTGCCACCTGGGCGAATGCCTGCGGCGCCTTCGCCGTCTCCCGCCTTCTCTGCTCGCCTGAATATCCGACCTGGGCCGAGCTCGATTTCTTCCTCAAGCACGGAAGCCAGCATCGTGCGCTGCGCAAGGACGCGGCGATCAACCACATCCACTGGGCCTCGACGCGCAAGGGCGATATTCCGCTGCTTATGGCCCTTGCCATTGACCACCGTTCGCAGCTGACCAGCATCTGCGACGAACTGAACCTGGACTACGCGAAGATCGTCGCCTTCAAGCGCCTTGCAGTGGAAGCGGCTGCCCGCGTCGCCGATGGTCGCAGCGGTTACGGCATGCTGATCGATGAGCGCTTCGGCCGCGACGCCTTCTTCGATGCGGCAACCAAGAACTTCGCCTGGATCGGGCGCCCGGTAGAATTGCCGGGGTCCAAGCCACTGCGCTTCGAGTTCAGCCAGGATATCGGCTCGCAGCTCGTCGAATGGCCGCTCGATCATTGCATCAAGTGCCTCTGCTTCTACCATCCGGATGATCCGGCAGCGCTGAAGACCGAACAGCAGGAGAAACTGCGCACGCTCTTCGAAGCCGCGCGCAAGGTCGGCCGCGAACTGCTGATCGAAATCATTTCGAGCAAGAACGGGCCACTGACCGACGACACGGTCTCGACGGCGATGGAAGAGCTCTATGCACTCGGCATCAAGCCCGACTGGTGGAAGCTCGAACCGCAGGCCTCGACGGCCGCCTGGAAAAAGATCGAGGCCGTCATTGCCAAGAACGACCCATGGTGCCGTGGTATCGTGTTGCTCGGACTTGAGGCTCCAGCCGACGAGCTGCTCAAGGGCTTCGAGGCGACGCTGGCTGCACCTTCCGTCAAGGGCTTTGCGGTCGGTCGCACGATCTTTGCTGAAGCGGCACGCGGCTGGCTTTCCGGCAAGCTTGATGATGAAGAAGCGATCACAGACATGGCCGGACGCTTCCGCCAATTGACAGACGCCTGGTTGAAAACCCGCGGCCTGAATTAA
- a CDS encoding alpha/beta fold hydrolase has product MEDVANAGFVQLQVSAEDGLALSLRDYPARPDGNPQSVPIVCLPGLTRNARDFHQLALALSQDRLAAHRVIAVDYRGRGLSAWDANKANYSIAVEARDVLTVCDHLGIERAIFIGTSRGGLILHIFAAMRPALLAGVVLNDIGPVIEATGLMRIRDYLNRGGSPADWNEAVAALQANHGRYFPALNPEDWREMADAIYRVIDDRIVPDVDPAIAEALLTIDFNKPLPDLWQQFDAFQQIPLLVIRGEHSDLLSEKTVEEMRARNPGITTRVAEGQGHAPLLHLAPAYSELSRFLASR; this is encoded by the coding sequence ATGGAAGATGTTGCGAATGCCGGTTTCGTGCAACTGCAGGTGAGCGCAGAGGATGGGCTCGCACTATCGCTGCGTGACTATCCCGCGCGACCGGATGGCAATCCGCAATCAGTGCCGATCGTCTGCCTCCCCGGCCTGACGCGCAATGCGCGCGACTTTCATCAGCTTGCTCTTGCGTTGTCGCAGGACCGGTTAGCGGCGCATCGCGTCATCGCCGTCGATTATCGTGGGCGCGGGCTCTCCGCCTGGGATGCCAACAAGGCAAACTATTCGATCGCCGTTGAGGCTCGCGATGTCCTTACCGTTTGCGATCATCTTGGCATTGAGCGCGCGATATTCATCGGTACGTCGCGCGGCGGGCTGATTCTTCACATTTTTGCCGCCATGAGACCGGCATTGCTGGCTGGCGTAGTCCTCAACGACATCGGACCGGTCATTGAAGCCACAGGGCTCATGCGGATTCGCGATTACTTGAACCGTGGCGGCTCTCCTGCAGATTGGAACGAGGCTGTCGCGGCACTGCAGGCCAACCACGGCCGATACTTTCCCGCTCTTAACCCGGAAGACTGGCGCGAGATGGCCGATGCCATCTACCGCGTGATCGACGATCGCATCGTCCCTGACGTCGATCCGGCCATTGCGGAGGCCTTGCTTACCATCGATTTCAACAAGCCCCTGCCCGATCTCTGGCAACAGTTCGATGCGTTCCAGCAGATTCCCCTGCTGGTGATTCGAGGAGAGCATTCCGATCTTCTGTCGGAGAAGACGGTCGAAGAGATGCGTGCGCGGAATCCGGGGATAACCACACGCGTCGCCGAAGGTCAGGGCCATGCGCCGCTGCTGCATCTGGCGCCTGCTTACAGCGAACTTAGCCGCTTCCTCGCCAGTCGCTAG